The following coding sequences lie in one Miscanthus floridulus cultivar M001 chromosome 9, ASM1932011v1, whole genome shotgun sequence genomic window:
- the LOC136479457 gene encoding citrate-binding protein-like, whose product MAGSSSGSCTLLLPLVAAVLSLSYAANAGSSRQLTAGFSRVMLNESQFVVQKPYDLQVNERYDPCGGVRRMWVFDTDKPISSTHPGGARTEIKVDNIYSSGVWQFEGDMYVPSGTSGASVMQVFGAATHATTLMLHVYDGQLTYYHELTKVVADRVYDRWIRSEDARPRFRLRHRGHHRRSAAVQLRRAAMAVAAVLRVDYPPA is encoded by the exons ATGGCAGGTTCTTCTTCTGGCTCGTGCACTCTACTGCTGCCTCTGGTGGCGGCGGTGCTGTCATTGTCCTACGCTGCCAACGCCGGCTCGTCTCGCCAACTGACCGCCGGCTTCAGCCGTGTCATGCTGAACGAGTCGCAGTTCGTGGTGCAGAAGCCCTATGATCTGCAGGTCAACGAGCGGTATGACCCGTGCGGCGGCGTCCGCCGCATGTGGGTCTTCGACACCGACAAGCCCATCAGCTCGACGCACCCCGGCGGCGCGCGCACCGAGATCAAAGTCGAC AATATCTACAGCTCGGGAGTGTGGCAGTTCGAGGGCGACATGTACGTGCCCTCGGGCACGTCGGGCGCGTCGGTGATGCAGGTATTCGGCGCGGCGACGCACGCCACGACGCTGATGCTGCACGTCTACGACGGTCAGCTCACCTACTACCACGAGCTGACCAAGGTGGTGGCGGACCGCGTCTACGACCGGTGGATCCGATCCG AAGATGCTCGTCCGCGCTTTAGATTGCGTCACCGTGGCCACCACCGGCGTAGCGCCGCCGTCCAGCTCCGCCGAGCTgccatggccgtcgccgccgTCCTTCGCGTCGATTATCCGCCCGCCTAG